DNA from Arthrobacter sp. SLBN-112:
GAATAGCGCCTCAGGTGCGTGCCGCCGTCGTACTTTTCGATGACCCGTCCGCAGTGACGTAACCGACTGCGCCCTGCCGGTCGAGCCGTCTAAAATAGTCGAATGACTACAGCAGCTACCCCCTCCGTCGGCCTGGTCGGATGGCGCGGCATGGTCGGTTCCGTCCTCATGCAGCGCATGCAGGACGAGGGCGACTTCGCCAACATCAACCCGGTGTTCTTCTCCACCTCCAACGCGGGAGGTGCCGCGCCTTCCTTCGCTGAAGGCGCCGGCAAGCTCGAGAACGCGTTCGACGTCGACACGCTGGCCAAGCTGCCTATTATCGTCACTGCCCAGGGCGGGGACTACACCAAGCAGGTCCACGGCGAGCTGCGCAGCCGCGGCTGGGACGGCCTCTGGATCGACGCCGCTTCCACCCTGCGCATGAGCGACGACTCGATCATCGTGCTGGACCCCATCAACCGCGACGTCATCGACAAGGGCCTGGTGAACGGCACCAAGGACTTCATCGGCGGCAACTGCACCGTCTCCTGCATGCTGATGGGCCTCGGCGGCCTGTTCAAGAATGGCCTGGTGGAGTGGGGCACCTCCATGACCTACCAGGCTGCCTCCGGGGGCGGTGCCCGCCACATGCGTGAGCTCCTCAGCCAGTTCGGGACGCTCAACGCCGAGGTCAGCACCGAACTGGACGACCCCGCGTCGGCCATCCTGGACATCGACCGCAAGGTCCTGGCCCACCAGCGCAGCGACATCGACGCCGCCCAGTTCGGCGTCCCCCTTGCCGGCTCCCTGATCCCTTGGATCGACGCCGACCTGGGCAACGGACAGTCCAAGGAAGAGTGGAAGGCCGGGGTTGAGACCAACAAGATCCTGGGCACCTCCGAGGAAAACCGCGTGATCATGGACGGCCTCTGCGTCCGCATCGGCGCCATGCGCTCCCACTCCCAGGCACTGACGCTCAAGCTCCGCGAGGACCTGTCGGTCGCCGAGATCGAGAAGCTCCTCGCCGAGGACAACCAGTGGGCCAAGGTGGTGCCCAACACCAAGGAAGCCTCCATGGCCGAGCTGACCCCGGTGGCCGCATCGGGCACCCTGGACATTCCGGTGGGCCGCATCCGCAAGATGGAAATGGGCCCGCAGTACATCAGCGCTTTCACCGTGGGCGACCAGCTCCTCTGGGGCGCCGCCGAGCCGCTGCGCCGCATGCTCAACATCGCCACCGGCAACCTGTAGCCCGTACAGCTGCCCCATGAGCGGCCCTTGCCTACCAGGCAGGGGCCGCTTTTGCGTGGAAGAGGGTCAGGTGGCCAGGAACGTGGTGTAACGCCCCGCTGCCTTGGCAAGGGCTGCGTGGGCTGCCGGGCCCAGCGGCTTGGCCTCATCAAAGAGTTCAGGGACGACGGCGGCACCACGGCCCGTGCCCTGGAGCGCCCAGGTGCCCACCACCTTCCCCGCGACGACCACCGTCTTCTTGAAGACGCCGTTGCCGCCCGGCACGATCAAGTCGAAATCCTCCGGCGCCAGGACGGGTGTCCGGTCCGTGTAGCCGAGGACGAACTCATCGAATCCGGGCAGCAGGTGGACGGAGCGGCCGCCGGGGACTCCGGATTCCAGGAGGGCGGCCACGTCCGGTGAGAGCCAGTAGCTGGTGCCATCGATGTCCAGCTCCACCAGCTGGCTCCGGACGTGCTGGAACGCGGCGCGAACCTCGGTCAGCGGCAGCTGCGTCCACCAGGCGAAGTCGCGCAGGGTGGCCGGACCATGGCTTCGGAAGTAGCGCAGCGCAAACTCGGCAGTGGCTTCCTGGCGCTCCATCCGGCGGGACTCCGGGATCCATTCATCGAAGGCCGCGATCAGCTGCTGGTTGCCGGACAGCGGCCCCGGTACCAGCCAGCCGTGCCGGCACAGCGTGCCCAGGAGATGGACGCCGCGCTGGCCCTGCGTGGGCTGGCCGCCGGCGTCGAACACCTTGAACAGCCCGGGGCGGCTGAGGGGACCATCAGTGAGGATGCGGTCCAGCGCCAGGTCGCGCGCCTTCTCAACATCAGTCCAGGTGATTTCCAGTTGCCGGTGCCTGGCCGCGATGCTCCTGGTGAGCCGTTCGGCGGTGAGGTCCAGCATCCAGCGCAGGTCCTCGGGGGCAACGAGGTGCAGTGTTCCCCGCATGGGCCAGGACCGGACCACAGTCCCGGAATCGATGGCAGCACGCACGTCGGAAAGCCCCGCACCGGGCACCCTAACCCCCACGGCCCAGAGGGCTGCCGGCAGGTCCTGTGCCTGCATTGCGGTCATCCACCGGACCAGCTCCGGAGCTGAGGCAGCACCCTCCCCGGCAAGCCGTTGTGATCCGAGCCGGAGCCTGCCGAGCATCCTGCGGTGAAGCAGGGAACCAGATGCAGCCATGCGCCCATCCTAGGCCGGACACGGCCCTGGCGGGACTCCTAGAGGTCCAGGCCGATGAGCAGCGGCTCCGGATGCAGCTGGATGCCAAAACGGCGTTCGACGCCGGCGCGCACCTCGCGTGCCACCGCCACCATGTCGGCGGCGCTGGCGGA
Protein-coding regions in this window:
- the asd gene encoding aspartate-semialdehyde dehydrogenase, coding for MTTAATPSVGLVGWRGMVGSVLMQRMQDEGDFANINPVFFSTSNAGGAAPSFAEGAGKLENAFDVDTLAKLPIIVTAQGGDYTKQVHGELRSRGWDGLWIDAASTLRMSDDSIIVLDPINRDVIDKGLVNGTKDFIGGNCTVSCMLMGLGGLFKNGLVEWGTSMTYQAASGGGARHMRELLSQFGTLNAEVSTELDDPASAILDIDRKVLAHQRSDIDAAQFGVPLAGSLIPWIDADLGNGQSKEEWKAGVETNKILGTSEENRVIMDGLCVRIGAMRSHSQALTLKLREDLSVAEIEKLLAEDNQWAKVVPNTKEASMAELTPVAASGTLDIPVGRIRKMEMGPQYISAFTVGDQLLWGAAEPLRRMLNIATGNL
- a CDS encoding winged helix DNA-binding domain-containing protein, encoding MAASGSLLHRRMLGRLRLGSQRLAGEGAASAPELVRWMTAMQAQDLPAALWAVGVRVPGAGLSDVRAAIDSGTVVRSWPMRGTLHLVAPEDLRWMLDLTAERLTRSIAARHRQLEITWTDVEKARDLALDRILTDGPLSRPGLFKVFDAGGQPTQGQRGVHLLGTLCRHGWLVPGPLSGNQQLIAAFDEWIPESRRMERQEATAEFALRYFRSHGPATLRDFAWWTQLPLTEVRAAFQHVRSQLVELDIDGTSYWLSPDVAALLESGVPGGRSVHLLPGFDEFVLGYTDRTPVLAPEDFDLIVPGGNGVFKKTVVVAGKVVGTWALQGTGRGAAVVPELFDEAKPLGPAAHAALAKAAGRYTTFLAT